The following proteins are co-located in the Candidatus Methanogranum gryphiswaldense genome:
- a CDS encoding ABC transporter ATP-binding protein, whose protein sequence is MNALTIENVRKVYGDREAVKGISFSVEEGEIFGLIGPNGAGKTTTLRMICTLLQITSGKIEVCGYDVKEQSDDVRKIISYLPEDAGAYKDLTGRAYLKFMAGFFSDGKEFETMVKRGIEIADLGERIDSKVDTYSKGMMRRLLIARAIMPSPKFAVMDEVTSGLDVVNAFEIREIIKKISKSGVTVLISSHNMFEVEILCHRVAMINEGKLVLIGTPQELKDKYNANNLEEVFVKAVTQ, encoded by the coding sequence AAGGCATCAGTTTTTCAGTCGAAGAAGGAGAGATATTTGGGCTTATAGGGCCCAACGGTGCAGGAAAGACAACCACGTTGCGCATGATATGCACTCTATTGCAGATAACCTCTGGAAAGATCGAGGTCTGCGGTTATGATGTCAAAGAACAATCTGATGATGTCAGAAAAATAATCAGCTACCTTCCAGAGGATGCGGGGGCATACAAGGACCTTACCGGACGCGCATATCTGAAATTCATGGCTGGATTCTTTTCTGACGGCAAAGAATTCGAAACAATGGTCAAAAGAGGAATAGAGATCGCTGACCTTGGTGAAAGGATCGATTCTAAAGTGGATACCTATAGCAAAGGAATGATGCGCAGATTACTTATCGCAAGGGCCATCATGCCATCTCCAAAATTCGCTGTTATGGATGAGGTCACATCTGGTCTCGATGTTGTAAACGCATTCGAGATAAGAGAGATAATAAAAAAGATATCAAAAAGCGGAGTAACAGTGCTGATATCATCTCATAATATGTTCGAGGTGGAGATACTATGTCATCGTGTGGCGATGATCAACGAAGGCAAATTGGTCTTGATCGGTACACCTCAAGAACTCAAAGACAAATATAACGCCAATAACTTAGAAGAGGTCTTCGTGAAGGCGGTGACACAATGA